One genomic segment of Mesotoga infera includes these proteins:
- a CDS encoding aldo/keto reductase encodes MKYKKVEKIEEKLSALGYGCWGISGPSFWDGTTDEDSIKTIERAIAGGINFFD; translated from the coding sequence TTGAAGTACAAAAAAGTCGAAAAGATAGAAGAGAAGCTATCGGCGCTCGGTTACGGTTGCTGGGGAATCTCCGGTCCGTCATTCTGGGATGGGACGACAGACGAAGACTCGATCAAGACTATTGAGAGGGCAATAGCCGGAGGAATAAACTTCTTCGATG
- the hxlB gene encoding 6-phospho-3-hexuloisomerase yields MKFEGTLDVVIDEIRSVLSGVTDESIEELSGSILKARRVFLFAMGRSGLAIKAFAMRLMHLGLKVHVVGEVTSPSLGGGDLLIIGSASGETPSVVLNCKKARKFGAGIASITASSESTVAEVSDIVITIPTKTPKVPDRAGVSSVQPMGNLFEQSLLILTDIIVMNLMEKLSIDSEMMFKNHANLE; encoded by the coding sequence ATGAAATTCGAAGGCACGCTTGATGTTGTTATTGACGAGATCAGATCCGTCCTTTCCGGAGTTACAGATGAATCGATCGAAGAGCTTTCCGGAAGTATTCTAAAGGCAAGAAGAGTCTTTCTCTTTGCGATGGGCCGCTCTGGCCTGGCGATCAAGGCCTTCGCGATGAGGCTTATGCATCTGGGCTTGAAGGTCCATGTTGTGGGAGAAGTAACCAGCCCCTCTTTGGGAGGGGGAGACCTCTTAATCATCGGATCTGCGTCGGGGGAGACTCCTTCAGTGGTTCTTAACTGCAAGAAGGCCCGAAAATTTGGAGCCGGAATAGCTTCTATAACTGCCAGCAGTGAATCTACTGTGGCGGAAGTAAGCGACATAGTCATTACGATTCCCACTAAGACACCAAAAGTGCCCGACAGGGCTGGCGTCTCTTCGGTTCAACCGATGGGGAATCTATTTGAACAATCACTGTTGATTCTAACGGATATTATTGTAATGAATTTAATGGAGAAATTGAGCATAGATTCTGAAATGATGTTCAAGAACCACGCAAATCTCGAATAA